The Cetobacterium sp. 8H DNA window AATATATGAAAGGCATTAGCTTTTCTCATAAATTTAAAGGAGATTGAAATGGGTAACGGAAGAATGAAATTTGATCAATTCGATGAAAATGAAATGGATTATGTTGCTAGAGAATTTACAAGAGGAGGTAAGGATAATAGAAAAAAAATTCCTAAAATGAGAAAAGATTTTCAAGAAAAGGAAAAACCAAAGATGTTTAATGATAAAAAGAAAACATACGATTTTATTTTAAAAGATAAAGATATAGAAATGATATAGATTTTAATAGCTGGATTAAGTCCAGCTTTTTTAGTAAATTAAAATAGGAGGAAGATATTATGTATAGCACAACAGAATATCAAACTAAAAACGGTTTTCTAAGAAAAGTGTTTTTACAAATGTTTTTAGGACTTCTCGTAACAGGTGGAGTTGCATGGAGTGTTGTTCAAAGTAATCCGATGATAACCTTTGTAGGAAATTATATGACATTTATAATAATCGCAGAATTAATTTTAGTTCTAGGACTTAACTTAGGTATAAATAAAATAAATAGCGGGATTGCAAAACTTTTATTTATAGGATATTCAGCAATGAATGGGCTAGTTTTATCGATTGTAATGTTGATATATAATCCAACTTCAATTTTATATGTATTAGGAGTGACATCTTTAATTTTTGTAGTGATGTCTATATATGGTCTAAAAACGACAGAGGATTTATCATCTTATAGTAAATTTTTTAGAGGAGGATTAATAACATTAGTTATTGTCTCTCTCCTAAACATATTTTTGAAAATTTCGATAGTTGATTGGTTTATATCGGTATGTGCAGTTGTTTTATTTACAGCTTTAATTGCGTATGATATTAATAGAATTACAAAGACTTTTCAATTTGATGCGATGTCGGAAGATGAATATAATAAATTTTCAACAATAGGTGCATTAATGCTCTATCTAGATTTTGTAAACCTATTCCTAAATTTATTAAGATTATTTGGCGGAAAAAGAAATAATTAAAAAAGGGACTTTCTAAGTCCCTTTTTTAATTATCCTTCTATCCAGTTTGTTCTGTCAATAGTTTCTTTTATTAAAGAATGCCCCATGTTTGGGTGGATAGTTTCTTCGTGAGAAATTGTCACTATAGACATCGCCATAGCAAATTTAACAGTTTCTTTTATAGTAAGATCATTCATGTATCCAAAACCTAATCCAGCAACAAAAGAATCTCCAGCTCCAGTTACATTTTTAACAGTAACTCCAGTAGCTTTTAAAGTACCGCTTTCATAACCGTTAGTATAATATATTCCATCAGCATCTAAACTGATAAATACATTTTTAATCCCTAAAGAAAGAAAGTATTTTCCAACTTTTTCAAGATCGCCTTTATTATTAATTTTAATTCCAGATAAAACTTCAGCTTCTACTCTATTTGGTTTTATTGTATGAAAATATTTTATAAGGTGCTTAACCTTTTCAGCTTTTGTAGATGAAATAGGATCCAAAATAAAGTTTGTTTTTCCTTGGAATT harbors:
- a CDS encoding Bax inhibitor-1/YccA family protein; the protein is MYSTTEYQTKNGFLRKVFLQMFLGLLVTGGVAWSVVQSNPMITFVGNYMTFIIIAELILVLGLNLGINKINSGIAKLLFIGYSAMNGLVLSIVMLIYNPTSILYVLGVTSLIFVVMSIYGLKTTEDLSSYSKFFRGGLITLVIVSLLNIFLKISIVDWFISVCAVVLFTALIAYDINRITKTFQFDAMSEDEYNKFSTIGALMLYLDFVNLFLNLLRLFGGKRNN
- a CDS encoding carbohydrate kinase family protein, with translation MQDCLSGQKYILVFGASVVDMFGFCKSSYKACDSIPGRIKISFGGVSRNIAENMARVDVKTKFISIIGDDEIGRSMLTHSLKIGYDMRNSLVLEGKSTPTYMAILDQSGEMVSAVADLDSISAMTTEFIDSKGPMIENAAYTFLDADDPINLEYILTKFQGKTNFILDPISSTKAEKVKHLIKYFHTIKPNRVEAEVLSGIKINNKGDLEKVGKYFLSLGIKNVFISLDADGIYYTNGYESGTLKATGVTVKNVTGAGDSFVAGLGFGYMNDLTIKETVKFAMAMSIVTISHEETIHPNMGHSLIKETIDRTNWIEG